CTTTATTATCTATCTATACAGGACATCACTTGGATGCGATGGTCATCGGCGTGATTATCCTCATCAATGCCACGATTACCTTCACTCAAGAATACAACGCACAAAAGTCCATTGATGCCCTCCGCCAAATGTCTTCACCCATCTGCACGGCCAAGCGCCAAGGACAATGGCAAACACTTCCTGCAAAAGAATTGGTTCCCGGTGACATCATCAAACTCAAAACGGGTGACATCACCCCTGCCGATTGTCGCTTGATTGAAACTCACCGTTTAGAAGTAGACGAGTCCGCCCTGACAGGCGAATCCGATTCGGTTGCCAAGCACATACAACCAATTAGCGACCAAAACATTCCTTTGGCGGATCAACTCAATCAACTTTTCATGAGCACCTCTATTACTCAAGGCAATGGCATTGCCATCGTCACTGAAACGGGAATGCAAACTGAGGTGGGTAAAATCGCCAGCCTGATGCAGGCAACCGAAAACCAACTCACTCCACTACAGAAACGTATCGGTTCCTTATCCAAATTGCTTATCTGGATAGCGCTGATGATTGTCACTGTCATCATCAGCATCGGTTTGATGAAAGGACTGGCCTTCATCAACCTGATCGACAGCGGTATTTCATTGGCAGTTGCCGCTATTCCCGAAGGATTGCTCACGGTTGTTACCATCGTATTGACACTGGGTGCGAAGCAACTGGTGTCTGAAAGTGCGCTCATCAAACAACTGGCATCGGTTGAAACCCTAGGTTCCACCACGGTTATCTGCTCCGATAAAACTGGTACGCTTACCCAAAACAAAATGCAAGTTGTCGAAATTTGGGCAGCAGGCATGGAATACCAACTGGAAGGCATTGGTTATGAACCCGTTGGTCACTTCAAAACCTCACAGATGGAAATCGTCTCACCACATCATCCGAGCCACTTCTATCTAAAACAAATGCTGACCTATTCTGCACTTTGCAGCGAAACCGAGCTCATTCACCGGGATGGTAAACACAGCTTTCAAGGCTTACCGACAGAGGGTGCCATTTTGGTGGCTGCCGCCAAAGCGGATTTACATAAACAAGAACTTCATCAAAACTACCAGCCTATCGCCAGCTTTCCATTTGACCCCAAACGCAAAATGATGAGTGTCATCGTCAAAGATCATGAAGGACACTATCTGTTGATTGCCAAGGGGGCTCCTGACATCTTATTGAAGCATTCCGAAGCCATAGACTACCAAAACTCAAGACTTGATCCCCTGAGTGACGCTGAAATGATTGAAAGGGTCTTGGAGAACTTCGGTTCAAAATCTTTGAGAACCTTGGCGGTCGCTTATCGCTACTTGGAACCGTCGGAGTTGGACTTGCCACATGACCAACTGGAAAGCAGTCTAATTTTCACCGGCATCCACGGCATTATCGACCCACCAAGACCGGAAGCGATTGCCGCCATTCAAGAATGTCACAGCGCCGGGATTCGCGTCATCATGATTACCGGTGACCATGCTATCACCGCCAAAGCCATTGCCAAACAAATCAACCTCTCCACGCCGAATCACCCTTTGGAAATCATCACCGGGGCAGAAATGGATACTCTGAGTGATGATGACTTGGAAAGACATGTTGCAACGGTCAACGTATTTGCCCGTGTCACCCCCGAGCATAAACTTCGCATCGTCAAAGCACTGCAAGCCCAAAACCATGTAGTCGCGATGACAGGAGATGGCGTAAATGACGCGCCAGCACTTCGCAAAGCAGACATCGGTATTGCCATGGGATTGGTCGGTACAGATGTCGCAAAAGAATCTGCCGACCTCATTTTGCTGGATGACAACTTCGCCACACTTGTCAAAGCTGTTAGAGAAGGCCGTCGTATTTATGACAATATCCGCAAGTTCATCCGCCAAGATCTCACCACCAACGTCGGTGAAGTGTCGGCAATACTTTTCGCTTTCGTTCTAATGTCCGGCGAGCCATTATTAACCTTGGCGCCATTGATGATTCTCTGGGTGAATTTGATTAGTGACGGACTGCCATCACTGGCACTGGGCGTTGATAATGCTGAGAGGGATTTGATGCAACGACGCCCACGAACCCGTACCGAAAGTTTCTTTTCCGACCAACTCGGCCCTCGCATTATTTTAAGAGGATTGGCAATGGGGGGCGTCACCTATTGGATGTTTACCCTAGCGTTATCGCAAGGACAAAGCTTGGAGTATGCACAGACACTGGCCTTCATAACCTTGATTTTCGGGCAACTGTTCCATGTTTTCGATGCACGGACATTCAGCACACTTTACCGACGAAACCCTTTGAGCAACTCAATACTATTGCTTGCGGTATTCGGCTCAGGGAGCTTATCGTTAATCATGGTGTATTTCCCAATCGGACATACGATACTGGGTACGGTTCCTTTGGCATTCAGTGATCTGGCACTGGCATTTGCCATCTCTTCCACGCCAACGCTGGTGTTATCTGCATTCAAAGAATTGTTTAAACTGAAGTGGATTTAGAACAAAAATCTGCCAGGTTGGGGGTAGTACCATTCCCCCCAACCTGGCCGATTTTATAGTTGAAAAGACTAATCCAGAATAGCAACCGATTTAATTGCCGCCACCCAATGTTGCCCAGGTGCCAACTGAAGACTTTGCATGGAACGTTTGGTCACTTGCGCCAACAACGGAAAACTGGATGCCGACAAACGCAATCTCAGCAACACACTGTAATCATTGTGCGGATTGATAGATTCAATCGTCACCGGCAAGTGGTTCAGCATGGAGGTGAATGCCGGCTTTTCTTTCATCAAACTGATTTGCTGCGCCGCGATCACCAAACGAACTTCACTCCCAATGGCTTGTTGCAAGTGCGGCACAAAAAGAGACTCGTCGCCGACTTGCACACGAGACAAACCTTCAGATTCAAGTTGTTCAACCAACAGACTTTTCATCACACTTCTCGGCTCTTCACCTTGGTATAAAGGCGTGCCTTCACGGTTCAGTGCTTGCTCAATCGGTTCGAAGTCAACAATGCGGCCTTGCTCCATGAACATCACGCGATCTGCAAGGCGCTCAACCTCCTGAGGCGAGTGAGAGATATAAAGAATCGGAATTTCCACTTCATCCCGCAAACGCTCCAGATACGGCATGATGGCTCGCTTGGCAAACAAATCCAGTGCCGCCATGGGTTCATCCATCATCAAAATAGCAGGTTGTGACAATAATGTACGGGCAATCGCAACCCGTTGTCTTTCACCACCCGATAGCGTTTGTACATCTCGGTCAAGCAAGGCAGACAACCCAAGCCAATCCACCACCTGCTCAAACGTAATGGTTTGTGCTTTGCCGGCTTTCAGGGCGCGCTTCAAACCATAATTCAAATTACCTTCGACATTAAGATATGGAAACAGACTGGCTTCCTGAAAAACGTAGCCAATGTTTCGTTTGTGAATCGGTAAGGATTTTTTAGTTCGCAGCCAAGGCTGATTACCGAAATTGACTGTCCCTTCCGCTTGGTTTTCAAAACCTGCCAAGCAGCGAATGAAAGTTGTCTTGCCACTACCGGAGTGCCCGAAAATTGCCGTCACGCCAGTGAGCGGAATGGAGAAATCGCCTGTCTGTAAAATAAAGTCACCAAGCTGAACGGAAAGATTGCCGGAAAGAGTAGCTGTTGTCATTTGAGTCATCAGGCTTTGACCTCCATACGGCGATTCATACCGTAAACGATGGTGAGTACCGTCAAACTCAATATCAACATAATCAGTGACAGCACATGTGCCTGAGTATATTCCATCTGCTCAACGTGATCGTAGATAGCGATGGACGCAACCTGCGTAACGCCAGGAATATTTCCCCCAATCATCAACACCACGCCAAACTCACCAACAGTATGGGCGAACGCCAAAGTCGCCCCCAACAGATATTGGCGTTTGGTCAGAGGTAGGGTCACACTGAAAAAACGATCCAGCGGCCCAGCCCCTAAAGTGGCTGCGACTTCCGATGGACGTCTGCCAAGTTGCTCAAACCCTTGCATCAAAGGCTGAACCATAAATGGCAGAGAATAGATAATCGAACCAATGACAACACCACTCAGTGAAAATGTCAGCGGTGAAAACCCGAAAGACGCCCAGATGCTGCCCAGATAGCCGGTTGGAGACAGCAACACGAGGAAATAAAAACCCAAAACCGTTGGCGGCAACACTAACGGCAGCGCGACCACTGCTTCTAAAACTGCCTTTTTCTTGCCTTGGATTTTAGCTAACCAAAGTGCCAACGGCGTGCTAAGAACAATCAAGATTACTGTCGTTAAAAACGCAATTTTGAAGGTAATCCACAATGGCTGAAAATCCATCCCCGCTAGCACTCCAACTGTCTCCTAAATATGATCATGACTCGACTATCGATTCAGCCTGATAGCATAGCCGAGTTCGCCACGATATGCCTGTCTTTTACAAACCGCTTGATGGTTAATCACCCAGCCCGTAACCGTAAGCTTCGATTTGTTTTTTAGCTGCATCCGACTTGAAGTAAGCCAGGAATTTTTTCACTGCGTCTGAATCCTTGCCTTTCAGCACCACCGCTTGCTGCGTGAGCTTAGGGTAAAGGTTGCTAGGAATCTCAACATAGGTTCCGCCCACAGGTTTTTCAGGATTGGAAACATAAGACTTTGCCACTAAACCAATTTGTGCATTACCTGAAGCGGCATATTGGAAAGTTTTACCAATGTTGCCGCCGATGGCGATTTTCCCAGCACTTTGCAACTTGTCATACACACCATAATGCTTCAGAACCGCCACTGCGGCTGCTCCATAAGGCGCTGTTTTCGGGTTGGCGATAGCGATAAAGTGCAGGTTCGTATCCTTAGGGTTAAGTGATGCCAAATCTGCTGACACATTCGAAGACTTCGGCGCCCATGACACCAACTTTCCTGTCACATAGGTAAAGCGGGAGTTAGCCGCAATCAGACCTTCTTTTTCCAGTAGCTTTGGACGCTTAGCATCGGCCGCAAAGAACATATCGTAGGGTGCGCCTTTTTGAATCTGCGCATACAGCATGCCCGTCGCACCACTGGAAATCTCAACGGGAAGACCGGTCTTATTAGTAAAGTCTTTGGACAAAGCCGTCAGCGTCGCCAAGAAGTTTGATGCGACAGCAATCTTGATGCTATCCGCATAAGCAATTGAGCTTGTCAACAACAGCCCTACA
This portion of the Hydrogenovibrio marinus genome encodes:
- a CDS encoding cation-translocating P-type ATPase, with product MKWGHQTAESVINALKSTVETGLAEQLVTERQQKFGTNEIRQSQSTSAIKILLSQFRNPLLIILAIGALLSIYTGHHLDAMVIGVIILINATITFTQEYNAQKSIDALRQMSSPICTAKRQGQWQTLPAKELVPGDIIKLKTGDITPADCRLIETHRLEVDESALTGESDSVAKHIQPISDQNIPLADQLNQLFMSTSITQGNGIAIVTETGMQTEVGKIASLMQATENQLTPLQKRIGSLSKLLIWIALMIVTVIISIGLMKGLAFINLIDSGISLAVAAIPEGLLTVVTIVLTLGAKQLVSESALIKQLASVETLGSTTVICSDKTGTLTQNKMQVVEIWAAGMEYQLEGIGYEPVGHFKTSQMEIVSPHHPSHFYLKQMLTYSALCSETELIHRDGKHSFQGLPTEGAILVAAAKADLHKQELHQNYQPIASFPFDPKRKMMSVIVKDHEGHYLLIAKGAPDILLKHSEAIDYQNSRLDPLSDAEMIERVLENFGSKSLRTLAVAYRYLEPSELDLPHDQLESSLIFTGIHGIIDPPRPEAIAAIQECHSAGIRVIMITGDHAITAKAIAKQINLSTPNHPLEIITGAEMDTLSDDDLERHVATVNVFARVTPEHKLRIVKALQAQNHVVAMTGDGVNDAPALRKADIGIAMGLVGTDVAKESADLILLDDNFATLVKAVREGRRIYDNIRKFIRQDLTTNVGEVSAILFAFVLMSGEPLLTLAPLMILWVNLISDGLPSLALGVDNAERDLMQRRPRTRTESFFSDQLGPRIILRGLAMGGVTYWMFTLALSQGQSLEYAQTLAFITLIFGQLFHVFDARTFSTLYRRNPLSNSILLLAVFGSGSLSLIMVYFPIGHTILGTVPLAFSDLALAFAISSTPTLVLSAFKELFKLKWI
- the modC gene encoding molybdenum ABC transporter ATP-binding protein; the protein is MTQMTTATLSGNLSVQLGDFILQTGDFSIPLTGVTAIFGHSGSGKTTFIRCLAGFENQAEGTVNFGNQPWLRTKKSLPIHKRNIGYVFQEASLFPYLNVEGNLNYGLKRALKAGKAQTITFEQVVDWLGLSALLDRDVQTLSGGERQRVAIARTLLSQPAILMMDEPMAALDLFAKRAIMPYLERLRDEVEIPILYISHSPQEVERLADRVMFMEQGRIVDFEPIEQALNREGTPLYQGEEPRSVMKSLLVEQLESEGLSRVQVGDESLFVPHLQQAIGSEVRLVIAAQQISLMKEKPAFTSMLNHLPVTIESINPHNDYSVLLRLRLSASSFPLLAQVTKRSMQSLQLAPGQHWVAAIKSVAILD
- the modB gene encoding molybdate ABC transporter permease subunit encodes the protein MDFQPLWITFKIAFLTTVILIVLSTPLALWLAKIQGKKKAVLEAVVALPLVLPPTVLGFYFLVLLSPTGYLGSIWASFGFSPLTFSLSGVVIGSIIYSLPFMVQPLMQGFEQLGRRPSEVAATLGAGPLDRFFSVTLPLTKRQYLLGATLAFAHTVGEFGVVLMIGGNIPGVTQVASIAIYDHVEQMEYTQAHVLSLIMLILSLTVLTIVYGMNRRMEVKA
- the modA gene encoding molybdate ABC transporter substrate-binding protein, producing the protein MNKFVSRLLVVGLLLTSSIAYADSIKIAVASNFLATLTALSKDFTNKTGLPVEISSGATGMLYAQIQKGAPYDMFFAADAKRPKLLEKEGLIAANSRFTYVTGKLVSWAPKSSNVSADLASLNPKDTNLHFIAIANPKTAPYGAAAVAVLKHYGVYDKLQSAGKIAIGGNIGKTFQYAASGNAQIGLVAKSYVSNPEKPVGGTYVEIPSNLYPKLTQQAVVLKGKDSDAVKKFLAYFKSDAAKKQIEAYGYGLGD